Within the Hevea brasiliensis isolate MT/VB/25A 57/8 chromosome 2, ASM3005281v1, whole genome shotgun sequence genome, the region TAAATTCAGTTTTTGTTTCGATATTTTCTTGTAgtggaattggcaatcaatgccaacaaaattgacacccaaaatatggtatatgagtgcaattagaattaataaacctattaagtatggaaacctattaaacaaatgatttatattattgacaatgaatattttgatttttaaaattttgatgaatttcaagatttccaaattatttgctataattttgttaatgtatattatattacattttaaactatagttgtgcaccacttagttcaccactcagcgatagttttgtatgttgtcgcaggtgaaagtagaGCAGTCGAGTGAGATTTTCTatagctgcgccttgaagacacattcggaTTAGCTCCgggtatcataggtatacccttgtacatagattttgatatatgcatgtaattatatatatgtaatttatttgagcagttgtataagaacttttgtaatattattttgagtatgtaattaaaatgcaaattattgtaatattcaaatttatttttgagttttgtaattaatgtaaataattaaatttttgtatttggtgaatgataaattatttcctTTTCTGAAATGAGATGTTCAGTGTCGGTTTAAAAATGTGCTGAGGTGATTGCTGCAAATGATTTATTCATTGTTGGGATTGAATTGTGTGGAGAAATAAATTTTATTGGGGTTCTGGTCGTGTAAAAATATTGGGAGCgtgttttttttcaggtttgaagaactattttctcaaaatacagcgggTATTGTGCCGAAATTTGGAAAAaattttgtaacaccagattttaatcgagaatttgatttatgacttagtgtcaattAAAGCTTTTTAATACTCGATAAAAATTACCCACAAACTTAAAAATAaacggaaattgttttaaaattccttgtagtatatttaatggattaccggTATGTGAAATAAGGCAATTCATTAAGTGTATTacgagatcatgtcatgccttatagaggagtagggtgtgacaattaaattacaaaaatCTTTGTATGGTTTGAAGCAATCTGAGCGCATGTTGTACAACCGCCTCAGTACATATTTAATGAAAGAAGGCTATATAAATGACCTAATTTGTCCTTATATTTTTATAAAGAAATCAATATATGAATTTGTTATCATTGCTGTATATATTGATGATATAAATCTCATTGGAACTCCAGTAGAGCTCTAAAAGGcaataatttttttgaaaaaagaaTTTGAGATGAAAGATCTTGCAAAGATAAAATTTTGTCATAGTTTAAAAATTGAACATTTAGCACAAGAAATTTTTGTTCATCAATCTACCTATACAGATAAGATCTTAAAATGGTTTTATATGGATAAAGCCCATCCATTGAGTACTCCAATGGTTGTTCGATCACTTGATGTGAATAAAGACCCTTTTTGGCCTCAAGAAGATGATGAAGATATTCTTGGTCCTAAAGTACCATATCTCAATACAATAGGCGCACTTATGTATCTTGCAACTATTACAAGACTAGATATAACATTTTCAATTAATGTGCTTGTAAGATATAGTTCCACTCCTACTCGGAGACATTAGAATAGAATATAACATATATTGCGATATTTAAAAGGAACAATTGATATGAGCTTATTTTATTCTAATAAATCTAGACCAGAGCTAATTAGTTATGCAGATGTAGAGTATTTATCTGATTCACACAAAGCAAGATCTCAAACAAGTTTATTTATTCACTTGTGGTGGCACAGCTATATCATGACGATCTGCAAAACAATCTATAGTTGCTACTTCTTCAAATCATACAGAAATAATAGCAATACATGAAGTAAGTTGAGAATGTGTTTGGCTTATATTCATGACTCAttttatttgagagaagtgtgatTTATCTTGTAATAAAATACCtacaatattatataaaaataattcagCATGTAAAGcccattaataaaataaaatatattccaCTAAAGTTCTTTTTCATACATGATCTTCGGTCTTAATATATACTATTATTTTTATAACAAAATTTATATTaacgaaaaaaaaaataataataagtccAAGCATCGCTATCGGTCAACTTTTAAAAAGGTCATCATCAACACAATTTCTTGGAGGGTCACCCTGGGCTTGGCTTTGGCTCTTCCTTCCCGCGGACCATTTCCATGATCTGAGTTCTTTCTCTCCTTTTCCCTTTTTCCTCCGAGGCGCAGACAATAACTGCCATTGGAGTCTGTGTCTCTGTCCACGAACTTTCTTCAGAGGACAAAATTTTAACTTCAAATTCAATCATCAAACCATTCCCTCGCATATTCACTCTTTCCTTCATCATCCTCTGTAAATGAAATTGAAAGTGAGTGAAAGAATTGCTTCTAGTTTTCCGTTTTCTGTTTTAGCTACAGTGCAACGCCGCCGCTTCCCATCTCTTTTTGCTTTTAGTTTCTGTTTGCTTTCTGAGAAAATGTTATCCCAACAACGACAATAAGGAAAAACTACAAGAAACGACCACGTTAAAAATCCTGTTTTTGTTGAGTTGACTGGTTGACaattcttttgatttttttttaaagtaaataGAATAAACTTTAAATTTCTCATATTTTCTTTGCAACCAAACAGAAAAGTTTGATTTTCTTTTTGGACTTTTAAACTCCAATTTACTCGGTAATACATTTTGTATTGCAGGTTTGGCTTTTTGAATCGAGCGGGAGTAACTATTCAAACTCATGAGTATCAAGGgaaataaatttgtaaggttggtATCTTTATTTGAATCTAATTATCTATGTTATAATTTATGACTGTTTTCAATGCATCAAACACTACTCTTGATTCATGTTTTGATCTAATGAATTAACAGAATTGGCTTTAAATTGCTGGAACTGTaaactttttttctttcttctctgttTGGGTGCAAAAAATGCATAATCAAGTGCGTGGAGATCATAGGCAGCATCTTAATACTTATCAATTCTGATCGAGTTACCGAATTTTTAGTCTTATTCACGGTATTGGATTGTTTTAAGAACAGAATTATTGTCCTTGGTACACACCACTTTACAATTTTTGGTACACACCACTTTACAATTTTTTCTTACTTGTTCTCGCCCAATGCAATTTTCTGACCTTTTCTTCAGGTTTGAAGACTGGAATTCAGAGATATCCTATAGTTCGGAGCGGCAATACTCCGTTGATGATGGATTTTATGCAAGAAGAGTCAGACCAACTATAATCGTGGTTTGGGATAGCATCCTCCGGCACTGGGAGACACGTTCTGACAAGTTCAGAAACCTGAGAAAACCATCAAGCTTCCACTCTGGGGGTGCTCAGACAGCAAAAGAATCAGGCACAAGAAAGAAAATTCTTGATCCCCAGGGCGCTTTTCTCCAGAAATGGAACAAAATATTTGTGCTAGCCTGCGTGGTTGCTGTGTCCATAGACCCCTTGTTCTTTTACATTCCGGTGATTGATGGCAGCAACAAATGCCTTGATTTGGACAAAAAAATGGAAACTACTGTTTGTGTTCTTCGAACCCTCATCGATGTTTTTTATATACTTcgcataatttttcaatttcgtaCGGGGTTTATTGCCCCTTCCTCCCGTGTATTTGGAAGAGGCGAGCTGGTTGAGGATCCTAGCATTGTCGCTAGAAGATACATGACCTCCAACTTCATCATTGATGTCCTATCAATTCTTCCACTCCCTCAGGTAATATGTCCTTTTCTTGCTTAGCAACACTAATTAAATATGCATGTTGCCTACAGCAATTTGAGGCAATTCTCTTTGTTTTGCTCAGTTGATAGTTTTAATCATCATTCCTAGCTTGAAAGGTCCCGTTTCATTGATTGCCAAGGACTTGCTGAAGTTTACTGTTTTATCCCAATATGTTCCAAGATCTCTCAGAATCTATCCTCTGTTCCAAGAAGTAACTAGTAGTTCTGGAATACTTACTGAAACGGCATGGGCTGGAGCTGTTTTCAATCTCATCCTCTATATGCTAGCCAGTCATGTGAGTTTGATTTGATATTTCACAATTACAATACTTGACACCTTTCCAATTTTTCATTACAATAAAAGAAAACTGTTATCTAACAGATAATTGGAGCCTATTGGTACTTGATGTCGATAGAAGGCGAACATAGGTGCTGGCGTAGATTCTGTAAGGCTCCTCCGTGTATTTCTAAAAACTTGTACTGTGGAGAACACGAAAACAGTTCGGCAAACTTGAGTACATTTCTGAAAGAATCTTGCCCTTATATCAAGCCCGATGAAATTAAAAATTCAACTGTCTTCAACTTCGGAATATTCATTGATGCTCTAGAATCTGGTATAGTGGAATCATGGGATTTTCCAAGGAAGTTCTTCTACTGCTTTTGGTGGGGTCTGCGTAATCTGAGGTTTGTAAATGTACAGCTGTCTCATATGTTAATTTGCTATCTGCATGACTTTCTCCTACAGTTCTAGTCTTGTTCCTTAAACTGTTCTTAATCGTCCTTTTACAGCGCTCTGGGCCAGAACCTCAAGACAAGCACTTATGTTGGGGAGATTCTCTTTGCAGTTTTCATATGCATTGCTGGATTGGTTTTATTTTCGCTGCTTATCGGCAATATGCAGGTCATACTTGATTCCCTTATTCGATgcttttcaaattaaaattttgaacctaTGCAATGATCTATTAACTTGAGCTTTTGACACTTTTCCACATTCTTGAAGGTCCTTAACTAATGATGTATTAATTGTTTTCTTATTGTACAGAAATATCTGCAATCCACAACTGTTAGAATAGAGGAAATGAGAGTGAAAAGGAGAGATGCACAGCTGTGGATGGCCCATCGTATGCTTCCTGAAAACCTTAGAGATGGGATAAGGAGGTATGAGCAATACAAATGGCAGGAAACCAGAGGTGTGGAGGAGCGGACTTTAATCCGTACTCTACCAAAAGATCTCAGAAGGGAGATAAATCGTCATCTTTGCTTCGATCTAATCATGAGAGTGAGTTCTCTCCTCAGCCTTGTTTTTATGATATGTACTCTATAAAATTGGTCCAACAAATAGGTAAAATATATATCAATTCCGTAGGTGCCAATGTTTGGAAAAATGGATGAGCAAATACTGGATGCAATATGCGACCGTCTCAAGCCAGCCCTTTACATAAAGGATAGTTACGTTGTTCGCGAGGGGGATCCAGTTGATGAGATGCTGTTTATCATGCGAGGTGATCTAGTGAGTGCGACAACGAATGGTGGGCGAACTGGCTTTTTCAATGCTGTTTATCTCAAGGGTGGAGACTTCTGTGGAGAAGCTCTTCTTACATGGGCCTTGGATCCCCATCCTTCTTCCCATCTCCCTATCTCAACTAGAACTGTACGAGCTTTAACGGAGGTTGAAGCCTTTGCTTTGGTGGCTGAAGACCTGAAATCTGTTGCGTCTCAGTTTCGCCGTCTTCACCACAAGGATATCCAGCACACATTCAGGTGAGTCTTGATATATAGAATTCCTGAAGTAAACTTTGAGCTTAATTTTGCAAGCAGAATTATATCAACAAATATTTTTCCTTTGAAATTTAACTGATGACATTTGCATGTGATTATTCGTTCATCTTGGTTTCAGGTTCTTCTCGGTGCAGTGGAAGACATGGGCAGCATGCTTCATTCAAGCAGCCTGGCGTCGTTACTGTCGGAGGAAGCAAGCAAATAGTCTACGCCAAGCGGAAGACAGATTGCAAGACGCTTTGGCAAATGAGGCTGCAACTACTCCTAGCCTCGGTGCAGCAATCTACGCATCACAATTTGCTGCCAATGCATTAAGAAATCTCAGGCAAAATGGGGGACGCAACTCTAGACTGCCACACAGATTGGCACTGGTGCCTCAGAAGCCAGCTGAGCCTGATTTTTCTGCTCACCATCGCTAGAGACCTTGAATACTCCAAGTGAATTTATCCTTTAGTTTTTGCTCATATTTTGCAAGTTCAAATGCAGTTGTACATTAAGCGTAATAATATCGTGGTTGTAAGTTTGAAGTCGATGTATGTACATCTTAATTCTACAAGCTTGATTACATATTTTGTTGGGATTTGAGGCTGAGCAGACTCTGTTTAATTTGTTAAGACAGTTTTTTAAGTTGTTAATTTAAGGTTGGATAGGAATTTTATTTTTTGCGAATGCAAGGCTCCAACATTTTTCAGAATGATGAAACCAAAATAGTGGATCAAATTCTGCTGAAAGAAACCAATTTGAGAACGAATATTCCTATCCTAGCTTCAAAAGCCTTTGTTAATTGTTACTTACCTCAAATCGTGAAGTGGAAAATCTCGAATTTTGTCTTATCATTGGCAGTAGCTAAATAATGCATCAACTATATATTTATTTGATAACCACAATAAATTTTGGCTGCGAAACAGACAATTATAAGAAGATTGCCACAGTACATGGCTGAAATTCTAGGACACAAGCATGAAGTTGACATTTGCTTCATTTGCTGTGCGCTTATTCTGTATTACTAGCAGTTATTTCAGTAGAACTCTTCCTGCAACATTATTTACTCCTTAAACATGCAGCAAATCCGAGGCTTAAAGAACCCTGCACCAAGAATGAATCCTTAAATATTTGATAATATATACAgacaagaaagagagagagatatatatatacacacttgcTGCAGTTGGTGCCTGGATCGACCGGGGGAAAGGTAAAGGAAAATCCACATTTCATGGGAAGTCCAGGAATGCGACCAGCATCATATTTTATGTTTGATAA harbors:
- the LOC110653322 gene encoding cyclic nucleotide-gated ion channel 1: MSIKGNKFVRFEDWNSEISYSSERQYSVDDGFYARRVRPTIIVVWDSILRHWETRSDKFRNLRKPSSFHSGGAQTAKESGTRKKILDPQGAFLQKWNKIFVLACVVAVSIDPLFFYIPVIDGSNKCLDLDKKMETTVCVLRTLIDVFYILRIIFQFRTGFIAPSSRVFGRGELVEDPSIVARRYMTSNFIIDVLSILPLPQLIVLIIIPSLKGPVSLIAKDLLKFTVLSQYVPRSLRIYPLFQEVTSSSGILTETAWAGAVFNLILYMLASHIIGAYWYLMSIEGEHRCWRRFCKAPPCISKNLYCGEHENSSANLSTFLKESCPYIKPDEIKNSTVFNFGIFIDALESGIVESWDFPRKFFYCFWWGLRNLSALGQNLKTSTYVGEILFAVFICIAGLVLFSLLIGNMQKYLQSTTVRIEEMRVKRRDAQLWMAHRMLPENLRDGIRRYEQYKWQETRGVEERTLIRTLPKDLRREINRHLCFDLIMRVPMFGKMDEQILDAICDRLKPALYIKDSYVVREGDPVDEMLFIMRGDLVSATTNGGRTGFFNAVYLKGGDFCGEALLTWALDPHPSSHLPISTRTVRALTEVEAFALVAEDLKSVASQFRRLHHKDIQHTFRFFSVQWKTWAACFIQAAWRRYCRRKQANSLRQAEDRLQDALANEAATTPSLGAAIYASQFAANALRNLRQNGGRNSRLPHRLALVPQKPAEPDFSAHHR